The window tttacttcaatatttaattcttttttcttttgagttggCAATAAACAGACTGACAGGGCCAGAGAGAGGAACCAGACCAAAACAAATGGAGGGAGTTGAGAGGCAGAGAAAAGCATTAGTGCAAGTCAAGAATATAAGTGGGtgggccaggcgctgtggctcgcgcctgtaatctagcacttggaaggctgaggtgggtggattgcctgagctcacaggtttgaggccagcctgagtcagagtgagacctcatcttgaaaaatagccaggcattgtggcaggcgcctgtagtcccagctacttgggaggctgaggcaagataattgcccaagggtttgaggttgccgaactatgatgccacagcaacacggggcaataaagtgaaactctatctcaaaaggaaaaaaaaaaaccaaaaagaatatAAGTGGGCACCGCCCTTATACAGATCAGTGCAAATGAGGGATACAGTTTCCCACAAGATCTAGACCCTGCTGTAGCCACCAGCCCTGTGACCACTGAGCACTTGAAACAGCCAGTTCACATAGAGACGGGTGATAATTGTAAATACACAAGATTTTGAAGACAGGATAAAAAAAGGATGTAAAATAACtcactaattttttatattattacacATCAAAATGATAGCATATTGGataaattgaattaaataaactttcacttacttttttaaatgtggctactagaaaatttaaaatcacatACATGGCTCACATTATGTCTTTATTGCACTACTCTGACCTAGAATAACCCCTCATTTATGGATCAGCAAAACCCGCTTGagaccctggaggctgaggtgactTTCTCCTGACTCACTTTCCACTCCAGCACAGCTGCCCCGTATAACCCCTCATCCAGGTTCCAAAGGGCAGTTCCCTCTACCCTCCCTacacccctccccacccagaATGGAGTCCCTCGCCCCAACTAACCCAGCTGGAGCTGGCAGTGATAGCCAGGGGTCCTGAGTGGGTGAGTGCCCTGGCAGATGAACTCCCTGCCAGCCAGATCCTCCTGGGCCTGCAGGAAGTGGACAGCCAGAGAGGGGCTGCTGCTGCCCAAGGGCTGCTGCTCACCATCGAGCCAGCGCAGTGTGGCTGGGGGCTCCCCTCCAGGCCACTCGCAGCTCAGCACGATGCCCTGCTTGCCCACTGCGGCTGTGGTCCTGCAGGTGGGGCTCCTGGGAGGCTCCCCTGGAAGGGATGATGGCTCAGTATGGCCCtgtgggaggaggcagggctaGGCTGCTCTGCCTTGTGCCCTCTCCTTCATGTATTCCTTCACTCACTTTTGCCTCCATCACCCCCCCTACTcatgcatgcattcattcatccTTTAGTAGTGGGAGCAGGCACTACGCAAACAATTAAGGTTCAACGTATGCTAAAATACAGGGAGAAGGTCAAACTCCTTGGGGCTTCAGGGAGGACATTTGGACTCTGTCTTGGCAGACGGGTGGAGTCCCCAGgcaaagaaggggaagaaaagctCCCTGGGCCGGGACAGGGCTGAAGGCATATTTCAAGGCCAACATGCAGCAAAGAGTAAGGTCGTTGAGAACCTGGAGGCACGAGGCAGGTTAGGTGTCCTGGGCCTAGAGCCTGAAGTGCGAGCACAGAGCACAGTGGGACGCGGGATCTGGGAGCTAAGCACTACCCACCTCCCTATTACACAGACCTCTCCCCACGATGTGCCCAGAGTGTCAGACCCCTGGTGTTTCCTGTTTTCACTCACAGAGCATGACCCTGCAGAAGGTGGGTAGTGCCAGAGCTGGGTGCCGGCCATTGCAGGTGAAGGTGCTGCCACTGTGGAGCTGGGCCGCTGGGTGACGCCAGGTGACATTGGTGGGGGCAGTAGGGCCAGTTCCCAGGGGCCCTTCCCACTGCAGCTGGGCAGATGGAAACCCcccaggccaggtgcagaggAAAGCCACAGCCCCAGGGCTGGAGAGCAGAGTGCAGGAAGGCCATCCCTCAGGGGGATCTGGGCAGGAAGTGAGTGAATGGATGTGGCTCTGCTGCTAGTGCCCTGTGCCCAGGCCCAAATGGGATGAGGAAGCCTGGGGTGCACAGCAGGGAAGTGAGGAGAAGTGGGTGAGAGGGAAAAGGGCAAGGGCCTTTATGGGGCTGGTGAGAGAAAGGCTGAGCACTCAGGTCAAGGGGTAGGGGTTTAAGGGTCGGGCAGGCATTCAGAGAACTTGAGGAATCTCAGAAGTCCCAGGGACAGGCCCCACTCCTGTCATCTTTCTTGCCCCTGGGCACCCAGGAGCCAGGACACCTGGCCTCACTGTCACtgcccttctctgtgcctcagttcaaTCCTCAGGGCCGTAGGGTAATCACTATGGGTAGGACTATGTAGAGTCAGGGCTTCCCTCCACTAACCCTTTCTGCAATTTTCTTAGCCTCTTTCCCTGGCCTGCAACTCCACTTGGTTCTCTATAGACACCTGCTCCCCAACTTCAGCACTCCTTCCCACAGGGCACGGGGCCAGCATCGGCCTGCGGGGGCTGCAGCCAGGGCTGACCCGAGGTCAGGTTTGGGTGTTCCCCCACTCACAGTAGATGGTGAGCTGGATGGTAGTCTGAGTGTGGGTGTCCAGGTGGGTGTTTCGAGCCAGGCAGGTGTACAGGCCAGTGTGGGTGCGGCCAGCACTGCTGATGACATAGGTGGGCCCAGTGTGGACTTGCAGGTGGTCTCGGAGCCATACATACTGACTAGGAGGGTTGGATGCGGCCAAGCAGCTCATGGTCACCTCTTCCCTTTCACTGGCCCAAAACCCCTCCTCACTGAGTCCCAGTGGCTGCACGGTGATCATGGGTCTGTCAGGGCCATCTGGAAGGCAAGGAGGACCCGTCGTACCACCCCATTCTTCACTCATGGGTACGGCCATCTCTCAATGCATCCACACATGAGCCTGTGTACACACTGGCTCTATGCTCCCACCCAGCACTGGGTCCTCCAGGAGCTTGGGGTCCAGGCCATACGCACAGCATGGTGCAAAGTGGCCGAGCAAGCCCTCCTGGGCTGGGGGCTTCCCTGAGGTACTGCAGGGCTCTGCTAAGGTAGGGCCTGCATGAGAGTTTGCTAGGCGAGAGAGAAGTAGGGTGACAAGACCCCAGTGTGCCTGGCACTCAGGGGTTCCTTAATCGTGGATGGTTGGCTGCTCTGGACCGAAGACAGAAGAAATTCCAGTGGATGATGCCCTGAGTGTGCTCCCAGAAGCCAGCCCTCTAATTCCTGGGccaccttctcttccctcctgcaTTTCCAACTCAGTGTCACTGTCTGGGAAGTGCTACCTGAGTTCGGCAGAAGTCTGCATTTTCTCCTGCTCGCCTTGCTCCTGCCTCTTTCCCAAGGTCATCCCTGGCCTGCCCTTGGGGTCCTCCTAGAGTGCCTGGAAGGCAGGTGCAGATGGGGGCATCCATCGCGCTGGCTCCTTAAACCTCAAGACTAGCATAGTCCAATAGATGGATGCAAACTGCAGgtgttttaagtttttaaatcttaaaaagtGGCCAGATgcgggggctcatgcctatactcctagcactatgggaccagtagatttcttgagctcaggagtttgagaccagcctgagcaagtgccagaccctatctctactaaaaatagaaaaactagccaggcgttgtggtgggtgcctgtagttccagctgctcaggagcctgaggcaagagactctcttgaacccaaaagtttgaggttgctgtgagccgtggatGCCATGGTactcgacccagggcaacagagtgagattttatctcaaaataaataaataaatcttaaaaagtaaaaatactcaCACCTAatcaatcaaaacaaacaaacaaacaaaaaaaaaaaccctccaccaataggttttaatttaatttaattttttaaatttatttttgtttttttgcagtttttggccggggctgggtttgaacccaccacgtccggcatatggggctggcaccctacccctttgagccacaggcactgtcctaggttttaattttaatctaaCCAAATATACCCAGACTATTTCAATATGTTATCAATATAAAAGTTATTGGTAAGCTATTTCACAGCCTTGCTTTCAGACTATCTTCAGAATCACGCAGGCATCTGCTCTGTGTCTGTGGCACAGGGGGGATTAGCCACATCTCAAGTCACCTCAGACACAGTGTGGCTGCCGCGTCTGAACCGTCTTGATGTCTTCCACATGGGGCCTCTGGTTTCCACCCTTAGGCTTGCTGCCCTCCCTTCCCATGGTGACCCCTCTCTCTGTTTGCTCAGGACTCAGCTGCTCCCCTAGAGACCTTCTGGCTCTCTGAAGGCAGACCTTCCAGATTGTCCCTCAGGTCCAGTAAAGTTGAGAGTGTgagtaaaagaatattttccaaggAAGAGGCGCCCATGATGCCTCTTTTGAAGAAGCTTAAAAATCCCATAGCAGAGGGGTGTTCTGCACCAACGGATACAGCAAGGGGATTGGGAGTTCTGAGGCCAAGTGTGGTGCGTGGGTAGGTGGGTGTACCCTTGTGTCCCCCAGTTCAACTCACAGATGACATCGAGGAAGGTTCTGTCACTGCTCAGCCCGCTGAAGGCGTTCTGGGCATTGCATGTGTACCAGCCCAGGTGTGTCCGGTTCACTGGATCCAGCCGGAGCAGCGGCTCTGTGACCCCCACTGAGGCCTCCCCAGGGCCTTGTGGTGCCCGATGCTGCCAGGCAAAGGCCACAGGCTCTGTGCCCTCTTGCACTGCACATGTGGCCACCACGGAGGCTCCTTCCACTGGAGATGGGTCACTCAGCCATACCTGAGGCTTGGATACAGGCACTGACCAGAGGAGGGAGAGGCCCACGTCCATTATTGCAGACTCAGGCTGTGTCCAGCTGTGTCCAGTAGCCCACCCCTGCCCACCAGCCCTTCCTGGAGATCTGGTCCCCTCTCTCCCTGGAAGATGGTGCCCTTTAGCACCGGGGCCCAACATGCAAGAGGATGGGAGGTGTGCGCAGATAGATGGAGCAGCAGCAGTCTGGCTGCAACCCCAGCTAGGCCCCTCACCCACTACGGCCAGTGTGAGGTAGGAGTAGGTGGCGTGGAGCTGGCTGTTGGATGTGTGCAGGGCCTGGCACAGGAAGTGGCCACGGGCACTCTCCTGAAGCTCTTCCAGGACCAGGCTGCTGTTCCTCAGACTCACGACCCCCAGAGTCGAGGCTCCGGCCTCCACCTTTGACACAACTCCATTGGTGACAGCCACAGGCCAGGGAACCAGGGAGCCCAGGGGAGTGAAGCTCCATAGGACCACCAGGGGGACAGGCCTGGATCCACAGGTCAGCTCCACAGAGCTACCCCGCACTCCCTGGATGGACACAATCTCCTCTGCAGGGGCTTTGGGGGTCAGACGGGGCTGGCCTGGGGAGACAAGGGGCCACATAGGAGTCTGGCCTGTTGTGGGCTCTCCTGCACGGTCTCCATTGGAGCCTCTGTCTGTTGTTCTGCAGTCCTGCAACCAGGCAGGGTTCAGAAAGACAACACAGCATGTGGAGTTGGGGGCTAGACAGTTTCTGAAGGAGCCCACAGGGTTTCCCTTTTGGGTGTGCTGGAGAAGGGGCTGGCTGAGGTCAGAAAGTGGACAGGAGCAGAGGATCTCTAGCCCTCACGGGTCACTGGACCATTtgaaaacttaataaatgtataaattcatGGGCTATATCTCAGACAGTAGGGGAAGAAACCTCCTTGCGGGAGGGGGACTCGGCCCAGaaatcaatattttcaataagTGCCTCTTAAGGTCAGTCTGTGATCAGCCTGGTGACAGTGATGACCCTAGAGATGCAGGAGATCTACAGGGCCATGGGCAATTCACAGTCTGGAAGTTTTTGTGTGAGGATTGCCGAAGGATCCCAGTGCTGATCCCACTTTATTGCAGTCCCATTGCAGCCAGGAGCAGAGGACAGCGGCCTGCATGAGCCTACCCTGCGCTCGTTCAGTTGCTGACCGATGTGGAGCGCCAGGCTTGGGGTCATGGGGACACTGAGCCACCAGCCCTCCTCCAATGGAGCACTCAGTCCATGCACCTTGGACTGGCCAGATGGACCTGCACACTACAAAGTACTGTGAGCTTCAGCAGATTTGCATGGGAATGTGTTCAAGTTCACAGGCCTGCCCTGTCGTCCTGAACCCTGACGACCTTGTGAGATAGTTAATGTCCCTCAAGACTCTGAAGGGGAGCTGGGCTGGGGACCTGACTCCCAGTCTCTGACTCTTCTCACTGCTATCAGCTTCTCCAAAGAGAGAAGTAAGAACCTCTCAGACAGGCATGGATTTGGAGGAGGAGACTGAGGGCAAAATTCTGATGTTCTACCATCCAAGAAGAAACATCCTTAACTCAGACTTGATTCTTTCCAGCCCCATGGACATTGCTTTGGCCTAAGCTGCTAGCATTTCTCACTTGGACTATTGCAATGATTCCCAGCTGCCCTTAGGCCCCTCCAAACCAGGGAACTTTCTGAAAACAAGATCTGGCCATGTCAGTCCTAAGCTTACAACCTGACAGCGGCCCTCAGGGGAATCAGGCTGCCATCACCTACCtgacacacagcaggtgctcagcacaGGCTGGTTAAATGTCCAGCAGATAAACTACGTGAAGAGAGCCTCTGCAAATGGCTATGCAAGTGAAAAGGAAGAATCcccaaggagggaaggggaaaataaTGGGGTAGAAATGGGGAATGAACATCGTTAGGAGGTTCTGAGGATCACTCACCTGAGGCCCCcagaggcagaaggcagaggtgggTCAGCAATGGGAGGCTGAGCAGTCTGTGCCAGCTCCTCTGGTCCCCCATGGCTCCATCTCCCTAGGGCCACCTACCTGCCATTCTCTACCTGACCTTGGGCCCCTCTCCCCTGGGAGGATGGGGTCTAGCTCAGGTTGCCAACCTCAGTCCTTCCACTGCCTCAGCCCTGCTCTCCTGTTACGTTCACTGCCTCGTGGATTATTCACCAGGTGACTCACCCCCATCCATAATGCATAGCTGGGCTAGGGAGGCTCAGCTAGGGCAGACCCAGGGGAAAGGACAAAGAGCTCCCCTCATTTTCATTTGAAGGATACTGTAAAATTAGAGTCACTGAATGCAGTTGGAAAAGGCCCCCAACTTCATCAAATCCAATCCTCTGCCCAACTTAGGACTCCTGACCACAAGGCTAGTGAGGGTCACCCTAGTGTTATCCTCACATTTTGGGGGGCAGATTGGTGGAGCAATGGTGGGAAACCTGCTGGGGGCAACTTTAGGATATTTCTGAGCCTCTGAAAGTGAGTTTCCTTGTAGGTAAGTAGGATAATATTAAATGACACCTTCTTTGTTGTGGAAGGAATTGTGACTATCAAATGAAAAAACTTATATCAGCATAAGGGGGGTAGGTTTTGGGTGttgttaatgttttatttcttgaccTGGGTAAGGGTTACAGTTCAagctgtacttttattttttaaacactttatGCAATTGGCATAATTCTCACATATGTTTGCTATAATTATATATGTGCACACTGCATACACACAGGTGATGGTGCCCAGCATGCAGCAGGTGTGCCCTCCAAACCTCCCACTGCATGGGCTCTGGGCTGCTCAGAGCCCTCTG is drawn from Nycticebus coucang isolate mNycCou1 chromosome 6, mNycCou1.pri, whole genome shotgun sequence and contains these coding sequences:
- the VSIG10L2 gene encoding V-set and immunoglobulin domain-containing protein 10-like 2, with product MGDQRSWHRLLSLPLLTHLCLLPLGASGQPRLTPKAPAEEIVSIQGVRGSSVELTCGSRPVPLVVLWSFTPLGSLVPWPVAVTNGVVSKVEAGASTLGVVSLRNSSLVLEELQESARGHFLCQALHTSNSQLHATYSYLTLAVVVPVSKPQVWLSDPSPVEGASVVATCAVQEGTEPVAFAWQHRAPQGPGEASVGVTEPLLRLDPVNRTHLGWYTCNAQNAFSGLSSDRTFLDVIYGPDRPMITVQPLGLSEEGFWASEREEVTMSCLAASNPPSQYVWLRDHLQVHTGPTYVISSAGRTHTGLYTCLARNTHLDTHTQTTIQLTIYYPPEGWPSCTLLSSPGAVAFLCTWPGGFPSAQLQWEGPLGTGPTAPTNVTWRHPAAQLHSGSTFTCNGRHPALALPTFCRVMLWEPPRSPTCRTTAAVGKQGIVLSCEWPGGEPPATLRWLDGEQQPLGSSSPSLAVHFLQAQEDLAGREFICQGTHPLRTPGYHCQLQLEAPQLVVAEPQVSVLEGGEAWLECALQGGTPPAQLLWLGPQQQQVGAGTSGFVLHPEGTQLLLGIRDANPAHHTGTYQCVARNAVGSRSQHVLLEVLRYPAPPNVTISRLTYGRQRREVQLQWAVAGPGDLTGFLVQRRPSTAGPGAGAWETAVSNIQPESRGMRLGGLDPGVLYAFRILALNHHTAGHPSEGKIPVDPPFSAYPAVLGAAGTGMVLAMVASLLVFQYAAQHPETFPCLGQLLVPTAQRRPQRGARDGTEAQAGLEILATTPGSDPAQQSTDVPVNVTITVTATP